One Saccharomyces eubayanus strain FM1318 chromosome XVI, whole genome shotgun sequence DNA segment encodes these proteins:
- the BTS1 gene encoding farnesyltranstransferase, giving the protein MEVQIDELINNDPVWSSQNETLISKPYNHILLKPGKNFRLNLILQINRILNLPEDQLAIISQLIEFLHNSSLLIDDIEDNAPLRRGQTTSHLIFGIPSTINTANYMYFKAMQLVSQLTAEPLLYHKLMTIFNEELINLHRGQGLDIYWRDFLPEIIPTQEMYLNMVMNKTGGLFRLTLRLMETLSPSSHHGHSLVPFINLLGMIYQIRDDYLNLKDFKMSNEKGFAEDITEGKLSFPIIHALNFTKNERQTEQHDEIIRILLLRTNDTDLKLKLIEILEFQTNSLNHTKDFINQLVNMIKNDDENKYLPDLTQHSDTSTNLHDELLYIIDHLSEL; this is encoded by the coding sequence ATGGAGGTCCAGATAGACGAGCTGATCAATAATGATCCAGTTTGGTCCAGTCAAAACGAAACTTTGATTTCGAAACCCTATAACCATATTCTGTTGAAACCAGGTAAAAACTTCAGACTGAACCTAATCTTACAGATAAATAGAATTCTGAACCTACCTGAAGACCAACTGGCCATCATCTCACAACTAATTGAGTTCCTGCATAACTCCAGTCTTTTGATCGACGATATAGAAGATAATGCTCCCTTGAGAAGAGGCCAAACCACTTCCCATTTGATCTTTGGCATCCCATCCACCATAAATACCGCAAATTACATGTATTTCAAAGCCATGCAACTCGTATCCCAACTAACCGCAGAGCCGCTACTCTACCATAAACTAATGACCATCTTCAATGAAGAACTGATTAATCTGCATAGAGGCCAAGGTTTGGATATATACTGGAGAGATTTCCTGCCTGAGATCATACCCACCCAAGAAATGTATTTGAACATGGTCATGAATAAAACGGGTGGTCTTTTCAGATTGACTTTGAGGCTCATGGAAACCCTGTCTCCTTCCTCGCACCACGGCCATTCGCTGGTTCCGTTCATAAATCTTTTAGGTATGATCTATCAGATTAGAGACGATTATTTAAACTTGAAAGACTTCAAGATGTCTAATGAAAAAGGCTTCGCCGAAGACATTACTGAGGGGAAGCTATCTTTCCCCATCATCCATGCTCTAAATTTCACCAAGAACGAACGTCAGACTGAGCAACACGATGAAATCATAAGAATTCTTTTATTGAGGACAAATGACACAGATCTAAAACTAAAACTGATTGAAATTCTAGAATTCCAGACTAATTCTTTGAACCATACAAAAGATTTTATCAATCAGTTAGTGAACATGATAAAgaatgatgacgaaaataAGTACTTGCCCGATTTGACCCAGCATTCAGATACTTCTACCAATTTACATGACGAGctattatatataatagATCATTTATCCGAACTGTGA
- the RGL1 gene encoding Rgl1p has translation MTYPVISLKPSYNSVIRGCPGLPDTLPRIECQLRVRSNDSLPFHLVNIEIILKTVELYFNKNLYGSTNNSLAPFNHSSDSPNGNSDTNNKNTTVHYKKNIVLSHPTHDITGSNSNDLIGIDIPLTIGLPDDIKETNYNPKFGKTQTFLDCTVSYANATGATSNKKRNFLYPINVERYTYLPSPSYFRPINRPNITSPDQKFLINYSIENPCVSMDNDTLKLSISIRLNPFPNSATSSSPNDFDMSTPTLFSTKKKFKSKLKLKSITTQVQEYLEILKNQSEFSSTQTSNVLQTSIRTVDQTISMNSMHFQFNIKLFTKDKLLQGFESPDSSCPETKLLINKVDDIPLQYHNSISTIGQHFNVSHSLSIKLKFNKSLKNFEINHPIIISFWSINQLPLIENLISQERQTAKFAKKFYKTFGQIKKKNVSNSNTSANCLEYPSLPPIIYYFNDAETNNSFNILYLQKDIXRIDPSKLKRVPVIQ, from the coding sequence ATGACATACCCTGTCATTTCACTGAAACCAAGCTATAATTCTGTGATACGTGGTTGCCCCGGTTTGCCCGATACGCTGCCCCGAATCGAATGCCAATTAAGAGTGCGATCCAATGACTCGTTGCCTTTCCATCTGGtaaatattgaaattatCCTAAAAACCGTCGAACTCTACTTCAACAAGAACCTGTACGGTAGTACCAACAACTCTCTCGCTCCCTTCAATCATTCTTCAGACTCCCCTAACGGCAATTCGGATAcgaacaacaagaacacTACCGTTcattacaagaaaaacattgTGCTTTCCCACCCTACCCATGATATCACCGGCAGTAACAGCAACGATCTTATCGGCATAGATATACCGTTGACAATAGGTCTACCCGACGATATCAAAGAGACAAACTATAACCCGAAATTTGGTAAGACGCAGACTTTCCTAGACTGTACAGTCTCCTACGCAAATGCCACCGGGGCAACCTCGAACAAGAAGCGGAACTTCCTCTACCCGATAAACGTCGAAAGATACACTTATCTCCCTTCACCGTCATACTTCAGACCGATCAACAGACCAAATATCACTTCCCCGGaccaaaaatttctgaTCAACTACTCCATTGAAAATCCGTGCGTTTCCATGGACAATGATACGTTGAAGCTCTCCATATCGATTAGGCTAAATCCATTCCCAAATAGTGCCACCAGTTCTTCCCCGAATGATTTCGATATGTCTACGCCGACGCTTTTCTCcacaaagaagaagttcaaGTCCAAACTCAAACTGAAATCGATTACTACGCAGGTTCAAGAGTActtggaaattttgaaaaaccaaTCCGAATTCTCATCCACCCAAACTTCAAACGTTTTGCAAACTTCCATAAGAACAGTTGACCAAACAATTTCCATGAATTCGATGCATTTCCAGTTCAACATAAAATTGTTCACAAAGGACAAACTTCTACAAGGTTTCGAATCTCCTGACTCAAGTTGTCCTGAAACCAAACTATTAATAAATAAAGTCGATGATATACCTTTACAATACCATAATTCAATAAGCACAATAGGCCAGCATTTCAATGTTTCTCACTCTCTGTcaataaaattgaaatttaataaaagtttaaaaaactttgaaattaACCATCCCATAATCATATCATTTTGGTCGATAAATCAACTACCACTGATTGAAAACTTAATATCGCAGGAAAGGCAAACCGCCAAATTTGCCAAGAAATTTTATAAAACCTTTGGACagatcaagaaaaagaacgtaagcaacagcaacaccAGTGCGAACTGTTTAGAATACCCCTCTTTACCGCCAATAATTTACTATTTCAACGACGCCGAAACAAATAATAGTTTCAATATACTGTATTTACAAAAGGACATTASCCGCATAGACCCCTCTAAACTAAAAAGAGTCCCCGTCATACAATAA
- the HTC1 gene encoding Htc1p: protein MQHDIVGNNQVEACELKWDEIKGIIESGELARLKRSRETTEKYHEHKRLTSGLDMNQYMLQQLGWSSDKPQSQDAVERAFSERALYVLRANDFPYSFEPGVVHLVLWSKIALPVHSPDKAVRDAAQARLTAFLQAQPLLRSLVSAGHVAWFVNYPALQSVARIFHAHVLLFFPRNCYSAEQERVTVDEILSHGFEPLA from the coding sequence ATGCAGCACGATATTGTCGGCAACAACCAGGTGGAGGCCTGCGAGTTGAAGTGGGACGAGATCAAGGGCATCATCGAGTCCGGAGAACTCGCCCGCCTGAAACGAAGTAGAGAGACGACCGAGAAGTACCACGAACACAAGAGGTTGACCAGCGGCTTGGACATGAACCAGTACATGTTGCAGCAATTAGGATGGTCATCAGACAAGCCGCAGTCCCAGGACGCCGTTGAGAGGGCCTTCAGTGAGCGGGCGCTGTATGTTCTACGCGCCAACGACTTCCCGTACAGCTTCGAGCCGGGCGTCGTGCACCTTGTTCTGTGGTCCAAGATCGCCCTGCCCGTCCATTCCCCAGACAAGGCCGTGCGCGATGCGGCCCAGGCACGCCTTACCGCGTTCCTTCAGGCACAACCGCTGCTGCGGTCGCTTGTGAGCGCGGGTCACGTGGCCTGGTTTGTCAATTACCCGGCTCTGCAGAGCGTTGCCCGGATCTTCCACGCGCACGTGCTACTGTTCTTCCCACGGAACTGCTACTCCGCGGAACAGGAGCGCGTCACTGTCGACGAGATCCTGTCGCACGGCTTCGAGCCGCTGGCCTAA